The Quercus robur chromosome 3, dhQueRobu3.1, whole genome shotgun sequence DNA segment TTATAGTGGTGCTATTGACGTTAGTTTAAGTTATTAAACATATAGGATATAGTTCAACAAGGACATTTAGaggtactaaaatagtttttctttgcAATTTTCCTGATATTGGTTATGCTAAGTTTCTCATTATATTGCTATTACGTATATAATCTTGAAAATTACTATTGGATActacatatataatatcaattcacaattatGGTCTgtgaaattatattaaatatagcccaaaataataataaattggttAAATAGTATCTTTTAAATTGAATGGAGATAGGTGCATGGGATCGTTCAACTCAACTATAGTTTGTTACGTTCAATATTTTTGCATACAAAATATCTgaataaaaatagtataaaaaatatgctcattagttcaaagaaaaaataacagcaaaaatctaaacaatttaatttttatggaaagctaacaaaagcaaaattcaattttgattttaatttatttttctctaaattttggtgttaaaaagaaaatatatattacctAGTTAATAATGGACCGTATATAGTCATggtatattacataaatgacttataaatttaaattgtttttagttataccaaccaaaaaaaaaaagtctcataaatataaaatcattcaaactctctttttataattttatataaagagTTAGATATAAGATTATGCTTTTTATGGTTTGTTAATATTAGACTCATcattttctacactaaattaattcatttggcacaaaaatttaaaaaaaaaaaaaaagattagatgggacacgtggtgtaaaattaaactctaattgaaattcaatttttacactgaattaattcacttggcacaaaaatttaaaaacttagattagaatcattagatgggacacgtggcgcaaaattaaactctaattgaattctaatttgaaatttaattggattttctctcagttttacctattaatatatataatttagaatttaattgattttagacTCTTCCGTTTTTTTATCTAATTCATTTGCCACAAAAGTTATAAACTTAGATAGACATGTGAcaaaaaattgaactccaattgaaatccaatttaaaatctaattggatttgtaATCTTCAATTTTTACgcttaataattcacttggaacaaaattaaaaattaaataggacacatggcgcaaaattaataattcaattaatatctaattggattttctctgaGCTTtgactattaatatatatatatatatataataattcaatttttatacttaataattcacttggaacaaaattaaaaattaaatgggatacatggtgcaaaattaataattcaattaaaatctaattggattttttctgagttttggctattaatatatatatatatatatatattgaatattgattaaaaaaggtctaataaaagttaaaaactaatttattataacacaaaataaagaattaaaaaaaagtacgattaaattaataaaaataactaaatagtCCTTTAATTAATTCACTCAAGCAATAGATTCATATTTCTAACTATAATAAGGGCACATTAAACCCACCTTCATTGAGATTTTACAAAATCATACATACTCTCAAAATGTTTCATGAAATAGCACTCTTGCTTTAAGGTTTGTATAGATGTGACAGTTAATTGCATATCCTCTCAAATTGTGATTtcactaacaaaaaatattctatttttaaaataaaaatatttttacctaAATTATGGACAAAATGACACTTCCTTTTGTTGAGGTTTGTGGATGAATAACACCTCCTTGAAGTGTGTATAaattaatatgaattttttttaaatgaaatatttttgtaatgaaaatttaattgttgtatttttaaaaactagGGGTATTATTTTATGAAGCCTCGTATGGTTGTAATTTATCCTTAAAACTATCTTTATTTACTCTATTTCTGATGACATGTGATATtcttgaaggttttttttttttttttttttgagaagaaataatATACTTGAAGTTGATTCCTTCAAATATTAGAACACATAATACCTAtagagcaagacttaggtacagtacttaggtgctaTTCCTTAGAttcctctcttaaaattctacTATGTGGCTTTTTTCTCatggatggaagtgtattttttaagttaagtaaccacatgacagaatcttaagagGAGAACCTATGAAACAGCACctaaagtactataaataagtTTTGTCCATAATTATAATACAAGAGCCATAAGATGCTTTCTTACAAAATGTTTCAAATTTGATGTGTGAGACGGCTAGTCCTTAGAATGCACGAACCATACTGGTGAAGAGTGAAATGCAATATGTCATGTTATAGcgatttaaataataatattaacatatgaaataaaaaagctTAGGCtctattaaatatttgataattacaaagCTCTAAGCCTTGTAATTAGATTCTTGAGAATTTATAGGTTGCTTTGGCTCTGCATGAGTTTGGagtatgtttttatttaaagGAACACAAAGGTAATGATTAACAGGAAGGAatcaacttttacttttatttaattatttttagtgaGTTCGTAACATAAGGTGACTTAACAAATGAGCAATTgattgagagagaaaagaatgagACATAACAAGCCGACACTTGTGAAAGTGAAGGATACCATATCTTGTTTGCAGAGAAAAGAATCAAACATACATAACATAATTGCAGGCCGACACTTGTGAACATGAAGGAGAATATTTTGTTTGTCATCGTTCACAAGCAAAGAATACGTGTGTTATTATCAATGTAATGCAAGCACGCAAAAGCACTTAGTATATATATTGGTTGCTCTGTGTAGTTCGTCCTCCTCACAGAAATTGTTCTCATCTTACCCTCTTCACAAAGATAGCATTCATTTAATTTCCAGAAAGAAATGGCGGAAGGAGTTCTTTTTGACGTTACTAAGGGAATCATCGAGAAAGCTTGCAACCTTGCAATCCAAGAGATTGGACTACTACGGAGTCTCAAAGACGAGATCGAAAAGCTCAATGACACAGTTTCGACAATCAGTGATGTGCTTCTGGATGCTGAGGAGCAGCAACAGCACAACAATCAAGTCAAAGTGTGGCTGAACAGGCTGAAGGATGCTATTTATGATGCAGACAACTTGCTGGATGACATCTCCACTGAAGCTTTACGACGGGAGGTAATGACACAGCATAAGAAGGCAAAAGAGGTACgcattttcttttccaaatcaAACCATCTTGCATATGGTTTTAAAATGGGTCGTAAGGTTAAGGCAATGAGGGATAGGCTAGATGCCATCGCAAAGGATAGGGGGTTTCACTTAGATGAACGTCATGTAGAGACACAAGTGGTTGGTTATGGGATGAGAGAAACTTATTCTTTTGTACGTGATGAAGAAGTCATTGGGAGAGACTACGATAAGGATAAGATTATAAAAATTCTTTTGAATTCCAATGTTGAAGAGAGTGTTTTGATCCTTCCGATAGTTGGACTTGGAGGACTAGGAAAGACCACATTAGCTCAACTCATATTCAATGatgaaaaaatccaaaatcattTTGAGCAAAGGTTTTGGGTGTGTGTCTCTAATGACTTTGAAGTAGAAGtaattgttatgaaaattttagagtgcacaaaaaataagaaaccaGAAAACCTTGAAATAAACACAATGATTAATGATTTTAAGAAACAAATTGAGGGAAAGAGATACCTACTTGTGTTGGATGATGTATggaatgaggatcctcaaaaaTGGCAAAGCCTAAAAGATCTTTTAAAGGGTGGAGCAAGAGGTAGTAGAATATTAGTGACTACCCATGACATTAATATATTGGCAAAGATTACCCAAACGGTTCAACCATACATGTTAAAGGGTCTAGATGATGAAAAGTCTTGGTCTTTATTTAAGCGGTTCGCATCTGCAAAAGGGCaagacttagaaaattcaaacatcaAGGCAATTGGAATGGAAATTGTTGCGAAGTGTAAAGGAGTCCCTCTTGCCATAAGGACTTTAGGAAGCGTATTGTACtttaaaaacccagaaaaagaaTGGTTGTCTTTTAAGGACAATGAACTTTCAAAAGTagctcaaaaagaaaatgatatctTACCAATACTTAAGTTGAGTTATGATCATCTTCCATCATATTTGAAGCaatgttttgcattttgttgtttgtttccaaaaaattataaaattcataaaccAACATTGATTAAAATGTGGATGGCGCAAGGATTTATTAGATCTTCAAGTCAAAACCAATGCCTAGAAGATATTGGTCATGACTATTTTATGGAATTACTTTGGAGATCATTCTTTCAAGAAGACGAGCGGGGAGATATATTAAAAATCAAAGTACATGACCTTATGCACGATCTTGCGAAATTAGTAGTAGCATCTGATACTACCACTTTTTATTCAAAAGATGAAGACATTCATGAGAAAACTCTTCATGTGTCATTTGATCGAACGTTTCTCTCATTATTGGGAATTCCAGTCTCATTGTATAAAGCATGTGGGATAAGAACATTTCATTTGCCAAGTCAATTACAAGATCCACAAATAGGATTGGATAAGACAActtataattcaattatttttagttttaagttcATACGCTTGTTGGATCTACATGGTATGGGTATTGAAACAATTCCAAATTCTATTGGAAAGTTGAATCATTTAAGGTATCTCGATCTATCTCATAATCACATAAGGATGCTTCCTAATTCcatcacaagattgcataatTTGCAAACACTGAGACTAAGTAGATGTCCAATAAAAGAATTGCCTAAAGATATTAACAAATTAGTCAACCTCAGATATCTTGAGATCAATGGTTGTCCGTTGACCTATATGCCACATGGATTGAGGCAGTTGACTAAGCTTCGGACATTGTCACAATTTGTGATAGGCAAGAATAGCTATTTAGCTTTCAAGCATAACAGTGGATTGAAAGAACTCTACGGGCTGAATGAGCTAAGAGAAACGCTAGAGATTAGAGGATTGAGACACGGGAAAGATGCTACATCAGAATCTAAGGGTGCAAATATGAAAGAGAAACAACATCTTCAAGGGTTGAAATTATGGTGGCAAAAAGAAGATGTGGATGATTCCGACGTTGGGTATGATGAAGAGTCACTTGAAGCCTTGCACCCACATGGCCCATCTTCAAATCTTCAACAATTGCATTTAATTAGATACATGGGAGTGAAATTTCCAAGTGGGATTTCCTTGCTTTCAACTCTTGTAAACTTTTCCTTATCTAATTGCAATAACTTGCAATATTTGCCACCATTGGATCAATTTCATTCTCTCAAAGGTCTCTCTCTTGAATTCTTGAATGATTTAGAGTACATATCAGAGAGAGATTACAATAGGGACTTATCTGATTCTTTAATCCTCCCATCTCTAGAGAAACTCCAAATTCATAATTGCCCTAATTTAAAAGGATGGTGGCAACAACAGAGGGATTCTATTGAGAAGGTCAATAATCATTCACTTCCTTCATTTCCTCGTCTTTCCAACTTATATATCTCGGTATGCCTTAAGCTAACATCCATGCCTCTCTTTCCATATCTTGAAAAGCTAAAACTGGGTATATGTAGCTTGAAGCCATTGGAGCAAACAATTTCAATGGAGGTGATAAACATGACAACCTCAAGAAATCTAATATCaaccttttcttcttctacccttGCCACTTCCTCGTTCATCCCTCTCTCCAAATTAAAGTCTATGTCAATTGAGTATATGGTAGGAACCCTACCCAAGGAGTTTATGTGCAACCTcatttctctccaaagtttaACGATAAAATATTGTTGTggtcctctccctctctctcgaCATCTCACTGCCCTTCAGAATTTGAGAATTATTGGTCATAAAGAGTTTGATTTAACAAACGATGAAGATGAGATGGAATGGCATGGTCTTCAGAGCCTTCGCCACCTAATGTTCAACCATCTTCCAAATTTGGCCACTCTACCGATGGGGATTCAACATCTCACCGCTTTGCAAACGCTTGAGATTTACTATTGTCAAAGTTTGATGGCTATACCGGAGTGGATCTGTAACCTCACCTCTTTGCAGACACTAAAAATTCTAAGTTGTCCCATCTTATTGGAAAGATGCAAAAGGAGAGCGGGTAAAGATTGGAGTAAGATTGCTCACATCCCATACTTGTATATATAGTCAGGTACCTATCTAAGTCACCATTACTTTTATCCCATTCCTAGATAGaatatcaaaatttcaatttcttctaCTTCACTAAATTTCCTGATAACTAAATTTCAGATGAAGAACCTACTCCTAGGATTTGGAGCTTAGTAAAACCGTTTGGGTGCTGTAATTGGTCAACAAGTCAACAAACTCAGTGGTAatatctcttttcctttttcctcttttagaTGCTCATAGGATTTACATTCTTTaatgggtaaattgcaaattaagcatctaaaatttaggggtgtttaaattttacatcctgaaattccaaaatttagattttatccctaaagtttgagggtatttggattttacatcttaGCGTATCAGAATtcggattttaccccctaaatgttatgagtgtttggattttactctcTAAAGTTTGAAgatgtttagattttactctctgaagtttcagaattttggatgtaaaatccaaatacccccaaacttgagggggtaaaatccaaattctaaattgtcaatatgtaaaattcaaacaaaccTGAACTTCAAgcaataaaatctaaattttgaaactttccATGCCATTAGGAAAATGAATATGTGAATTTTCCCAaatctatttcttcattttggCAAATTACATCTTTGTATCTTGAACTAAGTTGATGAGTTGATCTGTTTTATATGCTTCATTTCTCGCTGTGTAAACAGAGTAAAATTGGGCACAAAGTGATATCGGGGTAATATTGTGGGAAGAATTAAATTTGGCAGCCATTTTGCAAGAACTAGCTAGTCATGCAGGTATTCCGTTGATTCAATATCTTGTTATATATGAACTTCCAACTTGCTGTTGTAtcttctgaatttttttttttttttttttttgggtgaatacTGTAATGTCTACAAATAATGAGTTTTTATTAAAAGCACTGCTTAATATATAAATCAACTGTTAATTTCTAATTGAACGGAATATGtttcaaaaccaaagaaacAGAGGTTTCACCAATAATCAATTGATATACATTGGGAATTCAATAACCAACAACATGATGGCATTGAATtgatatacatacatatatacatacatacgtgtgtgtgtgtgtatatatatatatatatatatatatagagagagagagagagagagagagagagagagagagagagagagttggattcaagttacatctagtgtaactctaagcgatattacaccacttaataacttattattagaTGCGAagtttgacaaatctaccattgaattacattatattcatatactctctatgcttgcaaaatttcacagtgatcaaagattaatagtcatgttatcaattaattgtttgaattcaagtttttgtaataaaaggtgagtttatggatcacaaggtaaataatatccaattagtatgaaaattggcatgcatgttaagcaTATATAGAACAGGTAATGCAACGGTGCGAttcttaaaatatgaatttaataataagtaattgggtggtgtaacattgcttaaagttacaccacccaataacttgttaatgaatttattttttgaaaattctactgttggattacatttctatatgttctaaacatacatgtcaattttcataccaaccggatattatttaccattcaatccataaacttatcttttatgcatttaaactacaaaaactcaaatttatacaattgaTAGATGATATGACTATTAATATttaatcaccttgaaattttgcaagtatggagaatatacaaagataatgtaatccaacggtcgatttatcaaaattcacatccaattaaaaaatattaattggtGTTACATTGCTTAGTGTAACTCTAAGAaatattacaccacccaataacttattattgaattcatatgtTGAAAATCCaatcgttgaattacatgttttatatgttcttaacatggctgccaattttcatgccaatcggatgtaatttactattCGATTCATAAgatcatcttttatgcattattttaaactacaaaaatttgaatttaaacaattgattgatgatatggttattaatctttgattaccttgaaattttgcaagcataaaaaatatacaaagataataaaatctaacggtagatttgtcaattcacatccaattaagatatatatatatatatatatatatatatacaaggttgtcaaaatcgcgatcCGGATCGTAAAATcgcacgattttacgatcccacctcaccaaaaagattaaaatcGTAGCAGGATCGCAAAAATGTTAGGATCGTTTGTAGGATCGTGTAGGATCGTAtaggatcgtaggatcgtaTGGGATCCTACCGATCCTACCGATCCTACCGTTAggcttttttggcttttttttttttttttttttttttttttttttttttttaaatgggattCATTTGGGTCATTTGGGTAAGTCCAATGAAATAATGCCCGGCCCACCTAAAGGTCCAATACCCACAAGCCCAATGAATTAAAGTCCTAAATTACCcctctctcaaaataaaatcccaaaaaaaccTATACTACTTAAGTTAAGTTttcaaacaaaacctaaatatttagaaacaCTTAAAAGCTTCAGCAGTCAACAGACTCAACACGCACGACGCACCTGCTGGTCCTGCTCCCTCCCGCGCGCCTCCAGGCCCTCCACAGTCCGACTCCCCTGTTGTCCGACTCCCCTGTTAAAAACCCAGCACTCAACCCTCTCAATGGTGAACTATTGGTGCTCTCAATCTTTCTTAAGTATTTAGAAGCATTCAAAAACCAGCACCTCAGTCCCGCACGGTCGCACCTGCTCAGTTCTCTGTCAAACGCTCCAGAATGCAGCAGCTCTGTCCCGCGCGCCATTGCTGCCTTTAAGCTTTCTGGTAATCTTTTTTGGTAGTTAGTACTTATTAAGTTAGTAGTTTATCATTTATTTGCACTTTGATAGCTTGATTCCAgattgttgtgttgtgttgtgttgtgtttatgtttttatttttctattttgttaactaaattaagtaaaatttgaaaaattaagaaacagaGTCTTTAGTATTTGATTCTTTGAGAAATATTAGTAAACACAATTAGTAGTTTAGAATTGCACATAACCTGTTTGATGAATTTTCTGTGTGATTTTTTTGAGCATGCTCTGTATCTTGGTGTCTTTTTTTGCAGCTCTAGTACAAATATACAATGTCTAATTTGGCTAGAAAGAAAATTAAGCGAAAAAATGCACCAGGAAATAGGTCTGACTTGGGATGGGAACATGGTGTTGAAGTAGGTTCAAGGCAAGTTCAATGTAATTATTGCAAAGAAATTCATAGTGGGGGTATATATAGGCTGAAGCATCATTTAGCTGGGACTAGGAAAAATGTTTCAGCTTGTCCTAGTGTGCCAGAAAATGTGAGGGAAAAATTTGCGACTCTTTTGTATGCCCAATTTGAAGCatctataaaaaagaaaaggtggtATACTATAGAAGAAGAGGATGATGGCAATGATGATGAATTAGTTGAAGTACAACAACCACATTCATCAAAAGGGAGGGGCAAACACATAGGCTCCATGGATAAGTTTGTTACAAAAAATAAGCAAGTAACAATGAATCGTGTGTTTAAAAAAGGAGAACGTGATCTAGTGATCCAACAAATTGCTAGATTCTTCTACACTAGTGCCATcccttttaattgtgtcaaaaatccGGAGTTTCTGCAAATGATTGATATGATTTCAAGATTTGGGATTGGCCTCAAGCCTCCTTCCTATCATGAGATTAGGGAGACATGCTTGAAGAAAGAGGTAGATTTTACACAACAAATGCTTGAAGAATATAAGGTTGAATGGAAAAAAACAGGTTGTTCAATTATGTCTGATGGCTGGTCTGATAAGAAACGGAGatccatttgtaattttttggtgAATAGTCCCAAAGGAACCATTTTCCTATACTCTATAGACACATCTAACATATCTAAAACAGCTGAAAAAGTTTGTCAAATGTTAGATGAAGTTGTCGATAGGGTTGGAGAGGAGAATGTTGTGCAATTGGTGACTGACAATGCTGCTAACTACAAACTAGCTGGAGAGATGTTGATGCAGAAGAGAAAGTGCCTGTTTTGGACTCCATGTGCTGCCCATTGCTTGGATTTGATACTTgaggattttgaaaaaaagattAAGGACCATAAGTACACAATTGCAAAGGGGAAGAAGATTACAACGTTCATATATTCTAGAGCTATGGTTTTAAATTGGTTGAGGGATTTCACTAAAGGGAGGGAATTGATTAGACCTGCTGCCACTAGATTTGCAACATCATATTTGACATTGTCATGCCTTAATGAGTTCAAAGGAGAATTGATGGCAATGTTTTCTTCTGAACAATGGAGGTGTAGTaaatttgcaaaaacaaaagaagggaaaagaatTCATGCCATAGTTATGGATAACAATGGCTTTTGGCGACTTGTTGTCAAATGCTTGAAGGCCGCAATACCCCTTTTAAAGGTGCTTCGCCTGGTTGATTCTGATACACCTCCAATGGGATTCATTTTTCAAGAAATggaaaaagcaaaagaagaaatacagaaaaatttcaataatgttCAAAAGAGGTAAccattttatttatatcttccttaaatttacatttgtttttaattcattagcttattaaatatatattctttttttttaatataatatccACTGTTTTAAATTGTAGTTACAAAGAGATATGGGATATTATTGATGATCGATGGGAAATGCAACTTCATAGGCCTTTGCATGCTGCGGGATACTATTTGAACCCTTCTATTCATTATGATCCTTCTTTTGATCCGGGTTCAGATATTAAATTAGGACTATATACGTGTCTTCAACGAATGGTTCCAGAAGTTAGTGATAGGAAAAAGATAGATATGCAActtgaaaaattcaaacaagCAAAGGGACTCTTTGGTATTGAAGCTGCCATACTAGCCAGAGATACTAAACAGCCAggtaacaattttgttttttgttttttgttttacattcAAATTCATCTttattaattgtaaattttattcttaaGACTAAGATATTATAATTCATATATGTATCAGCTGAATGGTGGGACTCATATGGAGATGACTGTCctgaattgaaaaaatttgctATAAGAATATTGAGCTTAACATGTAGCTCATCTGGTTGTGAAAGAAATTGGAGTGCGTTTGAAATGGTAAGACCAAATGACTTTGGTATATTATGACAAGATggttttccattttctttcttagtAAAAGTTTGTTTCTTCCCCCCTCCCCTGTGTTTGAGAATtctcaattaaaattattacaactatAGGTACATTCAAAAAGGAGAAATCGCTTACACcagaaaaaaatgaatgactTGGTCTTCGTTATGTACAACTTgaagataaaacaaaaaagagctAAACCATTGAgtacaaaagaagaaattggtTTGGAGAATTTGTCTTCTGATGATGAGTGGTTAGCAGCAGATTCTGTAGATTCAGAAAATGATAGTGCAGATTTTGATGAAGACAATGAAGGTATTAATTTATAACTTTAAAGCCTTCCTTTATAGctaatatttatataagttaTCAATGTATAGTTTGAATGTGTGACCACTAATCACTAATTTACATTTGTAtactttacttatcaaaaaaatttgtatattttggtTATCAATGTTAGGTGATGATGAGGTTTCAAGAGTTGCTGCCAAAGGAAAAAGTGTGCTAGTTCATGATGTTAGTgatgaatttcatgagaatgatgATGGTTCTAATGATGATGATAGTGATCGGCCCCCACCTGGATTTGAGAGAGTTAGGGATTTCGATGATTACACCATGGATGTTGATACTAGGAAGGATATAGATGATGAAATGAGATATGACAATGATAGTGACTAGATTAGAAGAACTTTAGAATGGgaattctcttttggattttatatttgtaattagCTAGTTTACCTTAGATTGagaattctctttttgaattacatattgtaaatttgtagttagctagtttttatatgctaactagcctaacttattttggatttggaacttagaatttggaaaacattttccatatgtgtaaataatattttggtacttagttgctaattaaacatgtattgaactttttagatatattatgtcaaaagttaaa contains these protein-coding regions:
- the LOC126718214 gene encoding putative disease resistance protein RGA4 → MAEGVLFDVTKGIIEKACNLAIQEIGLLRSLKDEIEKLNDTVSTISDVLLDAEEQQQHNNQVKVWLNRLKDAIYDADNLLDDISTEALRREVMTQHKKAKEVRIFFSKSNHLAYGFKMGRKVKAMRDRLDAIAKDRGFHLDERHVETQVVGYGMRETYSFVRDEEVIGRDYDKDKIIKILLNSNVEESVLILPIVGLGGLGKTTLAQLIFNDEKIQNHFEQRFWVCVSNDFEVEVIVMKILECTKNKKPENLEINTMINDFKKQIEGKRYLLVLDDVWNEDPQKWQSLKDLLKGGARGSRILVTTHDINILAKITQTVQPYMLKGLDDEKSWSLFKRFASAKGQDLENSNIKAIGMEIVAKCKGVPLAIRTLGSVLYFKNPEKEWLSFKDNELSKVAQKENDILPILKLSYDHLPSYLKQCFAFCCLFPKNYKIHKPTLIKMWMAQGFIRSSSQNQCLEDIGHDYFMELLWRSFFQEDERGDILKIKVHDLMHDLAKLVVASDTTTFYSKDEDIHEKTLHVSFDRTFLSLLGIPVSLYKACGIRTFHLPSQLQDPQIGLDKTTYNSIIFSFKFIRLLDLHGMGIETIPNSIGKLNHLRYLDLSHNHIRMLPNSITRLHNLQTLRLSRCPIKELPKDINKLVNLRYLEINGCPLTYMPHGLRQLTKLRTLSQFVIGKNSYLAFKHNSGLKELYGLNELRETLEIRGLRHGKDATSESKGANMKEKQHLQGLKLWWQKEDVDDSDVGYDEESLEALHPHGPSSNLQQLHLIRYMGVKFPSGISLLSTLVNFSLSNCNNLQYLPPLDQFHSLKGLSLEFLNDLEYISERDYNRDLSDSLILPSLEKLQIHNCPNLKGWWQQQRDSIEKVNNHSLPSFPRLSNLYISVCLKLTSMPLFPYLEKLKLGICSLKPLEQTISMEVINMTTSRNLISTFSSSTLATSSFIPLSKLKSMSIEYMVGTLPKEFMCNLISLQSLTIKYCCGPLPLSRHLTALQNLRIIGHKEFDLTNDEDEMEWHGLQSLRHLMFNHLPNLATLPMGIQHLTALQTLEIYYCQSLMAIPEWICNLTSLQTLKILSCPILLERCKRRAGKDWSKIAHIPYLYI
- the LOC126718215 gene encoding uncharacterized protein LOC126718215, translated to MDKFVTKNKQVTMNRVFKKGERDLVIQQIARFFYTSAIPFNCVKNPEFLQMIDMISRFGIGLKPPSYHEIRETCLKKEVDFTQQMLEEYKVEWKKTGCSIMSDGWSDKKRRSICNFLVNSPKGTIFLYSIDTSNISKTAEKVCQMLDEVVDRVGEENVVQLVTDNAANYKLAGEMLMQKRKCLFWTPCAAHCLDLILEDFEKKIKDHKYTIAKGKKITTFIYSRAMVLNWLRDFTKGRELIRPAATRFATSYLTLSCLNEFKGELMAMFSSEQWRCSKFAKTKEGKRIHAIVMDNNGFWRLVVKCLKAAIPLLKVLRLVDSDTPPMGFIFQEMEKAKEEIQKNFNNVQKSYKEIWDIIDDRWEMQLHRPLHAAGYYLNPSIHYDPSFDPGSDIKLGLYTCLQRMVPEVSDRKKIDMQLEKFKQAKGLFGIEAAILARDTKQPAEWWDSYGDDCPELKKFAIRILSLTCSSSGCERNWSAFEMVHSKRRNRLHQKKMNDLVFVMYNLKIKQKRAKPLSTKEEIGLENLSSDDEWLAADSVDSENDSADFDEDNEGDDEVSRVAAKGKSVLVHDVSDEFHENDDGSNDDDSDRPPPGFERVRDFDDYTMDVDTRKDIDDEMRYDNDSD